Sequence from the Mesorhizobium sp. PAMC28654 genome:
CGAGCGCTTGCCCGAGGCGATCGTCATCACCTTCTGGCACATCCCCTGGCCGAACTCGGAGGTGTACAGCATTTGCCCGTGGCGCGAACGCCTCCTGGATGGGTTGCTGGGCAGCTCAATCATCGGCTTCCACACCCAGTTCCACGCCAACAATTTCACCGAAAGCGTCGATCGCTTCCTGGAAAGCCGCATAGAACGCGCCGATGCGGCTATTTCCTATGGCGGCCAGACGACGCTGGTACACGCCTATCCCATCTCCATAGAATGGCCGGCTGATCTCCTGGCGAAATTGCCCGATATCGATGAATGCCGCGCCCGCCTGCGCGACAGGTTCGGGATAAAATCGGATGTAAAGCTGGCTGTCGGCGTCGAGCGCCTGGACTACACCAAAGGTATTCTTGAGCGGTTTCTCGCGCTGGACGAATTGTTCAAGCGATACCCCGAATGGATCGGAAAACTGGCTTTCCTGCAGATCGCGGCGCCCAGCCGAGGCACGCTCCCGGCCTACAAGGTGCTCCACGACGAATGCGAGCGCTATGCCGATGAGCTCAACCAGCGTTATGGCAGCGATGGCTACAGGCCGGTGATCATGGTGGCCGAACATCATACGCAGGAACAGGTCTATGAGATCTATCGCGCCGCCGACATCTGCATGGTCACGAGCCTGCATGACGGCATGAACCTGGTCGCCAAGGAATTCGTCGCGGCTCGCGACGACGAACAGGGCGTCCTGATGCTCAGCACATTCGCCGGCGCGTCGCGAGAGTTGCTGGAGGCGCTGATCGTCAACCCCTACGACGCCGCCATGATGAGCGAGGCGCTGCTGCAGGCACTGACCATGACGCCGGACGAACAGCGCGAGCGCATGCGGCCCATGCGCGAGATGGTCCGCGACAACAATGTCTATCGCTGGGCCGGCAGCATGCTGCTCGATGCCGCGCGCCTGCGCAAACGCGGCGACGTCGATCGGGCAACGGGCGCTGGCGACCGGCAGCCAGGCATCGACAACGTCGTCTCCCTGGTCGAGCGGAAACGGGTGGCAATGCTATGAGCGAGACCCTGCGAAAAATCAGGAGCGAGACCCTGCAACGGCCGCAGGCTCTGTTGACCGGCGAATGGGCGCTGTTCCTCGACATCGACGGCACCCTGCTGGAACATGCCGAACACCCGGACGCCGTCTTGGTCAGCGACGAGCTTCGGTCCCTGCTGCAAGGCCTGGATCGCAAGCTGAACGGAGCCTTGGCCTTTATCACGGGCCGGTCCGTTGCGGCGGTGGACCAGCTGTTTCAGCCTTTGAAGCTGCGCGCGGCCGGGCTTTATGGGCTGGAACACAGGTTCTCGCCGGACGACGACGTCGAAATCGCGGACGAGCCGGCGGATATCGCGGCGCTTGCCGACGAGATCGAGGCAGAACTTGGTCGCGGGCAGGTCTATATCGAACGCAAGGGACGGGTTCTGGCCATCCACACGCGCGCTGCCCCGCATCTGCTTGCGCGCGCGACGCAGCTTGTAGAGCAGGCGCTGGCCAGCCTGCCCAAGGGCTACCGCGTGGTGGCGGGCAATGCCGGTGTGGAATTGCTGCCGCTAGAGGCCGCCAAGGGCGCCGCGATACGGCGCTTCATGGATATCGCGCCATTCGTGGGTCGCCGCCCGGTTTTCCTGGGGGACGACACGCCGGACGAGAACGGCTTCGAAGCCATAAATGATGCCGGTGGCATATCGATCCGGATCAAACCGTCAGCGCATACCGCCGCGCAATATGGCCTTGGCGGCGTTGCTGAAACGCTGACCTGGCTGAGAGGCCAGCTATAGGTCCAGCCGAGCGACGCAACCGCGATCGAATCCTGGAAAAGGTATTTCGGCTGGGAAGGAAGGTTTTCGATGGGACGCTTTGCACGTTTGATTCGTGAGATCACGCCGGCCTGGCTCAATCCTCGCTTCCCGCGACGTGTGGCCGTCGATGCTTCATTGCCCGGCGCCGCCGACTCGAGTTGGCGAGAAGCGGTTGATAACAAGATGCATGGGGCTGATACGTCTGACTATTCTCATGTCCCGGAGCAGCCTGTTTCAGGTACGGCAGGGCCGGCCGGCGACAGGCCCAAAACCGTGAAGAATATGCCGCGAGGCGCAAAGAAGCCGAAATGAGCTAGCTTTTGTTTACGGCATTTTCTGCTTGCCGGTCTGACAGGTCAGGCGGCGGCTCGAAGCCGCCGCCATTGTTTCGTGCATGTCTATGCAGCAAACCGCAGGCCGCCGTCGCAGGTCAGCACCTGACCGGTCATGAAGCTATTTGAAACAAGGAAGGCGATCGCGCCGGCGACATCCTCGGCGCGGCCGATGCGGCCAACCGGCGTCTTTCCTGCATATTCGTCAAAGATCGCCTGCCGTTGTTCAGTGGGCAAAAAATCCCACCAGGGCGTGTCGATGACGCCGGGCGCCACGACGTTGACGCGCAGTGGCTTCAGTTCGACCGCCAGGATCGGCGCCACGGTCAGCAGCATGCCGTTGATGGCGCCGATGCCGGCGATGCCCGGCATCGCGACCTGAGCCGATACAGCCGATATGAAGGTGACCGATCCGTTCTTGCTGAGCGTCGGCAAGGCGACCTGCAGGCACGACAATTGCGGCCGTACCTTTTCTTCGACGCCGCTGCCGATGTCGGCAAGGTCAAGCGTCTGGAACGGGCCAAGGCCCTTGCCGCCGCTGGCTGCCAGCACCAGATGATCGAAGGGGCCGAGGTCGTTGAAGAACTTGCGAACCTCGTCCGGCTTCGAAGCGTCGAAGGCAGCCTTTTCGGCAGCGCCGCCGAGGCTTTTCCAGGCATTGTTGAGCTTTCCCTGGTTACGTCCGGTGATGGTCACCTTCATGCCCGGGCCAAGCAGCTTGCGCGCTGTCGCGAGGCCGATGCCGGAGGAGCCGCCGATGATGACGGTGTGTTCTATCTTGTTGGTCATGAATACTGTTCCTTGGATGTTGGGGAAGCCAGGCCGACGAGGTCGAGGCTCAGGCTGCGCAATCGTTGTCTTGCCTTGGTGTCATAGGCCTGGGCATCGGAGCGGGATTCCCGCAGGCCGTCGAAATAGAGCCCACTGCGTCCTTCGAGCGCGGGCGACGTGGCGAGATTGACGATGGCATCAGCGCCGGTCTCGACTGAGTTCCACGGCGTCACACCTGCCTGCCGGACCATGGTGGTGTTCATGTAACTGGCTGGATGCAGCGCATTGACGGTGACGCCGGTGCCTTTCAGCTGCTCCGCCAGATCGACGGTGAACAGGATTTGCGCCAGCTTGCTCTGGCAGTAGGCGCGCACCCCGTCATAGGAGCGCGTCAGCATGACATCGTCGAAATCGATCGCCTGCTGACCGGCCGAGGCGACGTTGACGATGCGCGCCGGCGCGCTGGTCTTGAGCAATGGCAGAAGCTCCGATGTCAGCAGGAAGCCAGCGAGATAGTTGACGGCGAAGCGCAGTTCGTAGCCGTCGGCGCTGATCTGTCTTTTGACGCCGGCGGTGCCGATGCCGGCATTGTTGATGAGGATGTCGAGCCGGTTGGTTCGGGATCGCACGGCCTCGGCGAGGCGGCGAACTTCCGCCATCGAAGCGAGGTCGGCGACGAGCAGCTCGGCCTTGCCGCCGGCGGCTTGAATTTCGCCGATCGCCGCCTTGCCACGCGTCGCATCGCGGCCGTGCACCAGCACGCGGGCACCGCCGGCGCCCAGCCTTTGCGCGACCATGCGGCCGACGCCGTCGGTCGAGCCGGTGATGAGGATTGTCTTGTCTTTCAGGTCCATGTTCAGAGCCTCCATTTTTGTGCTCTGGACGGAAGATGGGACGCCCGGCGCTTCCCAAACAGTTCAAACTTTATCCTGGTATCAATACTGCTATAATACGGTCCATGGATGCTCCCTCACATTCCGCTGAAGACAGCCGCCGGCGCGAGCTCGGCGCCTTCCTGCGCTCGCGCCGCGAAAGGCTGACGCCCTCGGCGACAGGCATCTCGGCTGGACTGCGGCGGCGCACACCGGGCCTGCGTCGCGAGGAAGTGGCGATGATCGCTGGTGTCGGCACGACCTGGTACACATGGCTGGAGCAGGGCAGGGAGGTGCGGCCCTCCGTCGAAGTGCTGACAGCGTTGTGCGGGGCGTTGCGCCTCGATGCCGCGGAAAAACGGCATCTGTTCACGCTGGCCGGCCGCCAGCAGCCCGAGCGGCGGCGGATTGCGCCGGGAAAGGTCGACGGCCCCTTGCTGCATATGCTGCAGAGCCTTGTCCTGCAGCCTGCCTATGTCGTTGGACCGCGCTGGGATGTGCTGGCCTGGAATGCCGGGGCCGTGGCCATATTCGGCGACTATGGCCTGCTGGAGGGTGACGCCCGCAACATCATCCATGGCGTCTTCACCGATCCGCACCGGCGGCACCTGCTGGTCGACTGGGAAGAACTGGCGCGGGCATCCCTTGCCGCCTTCCGCGCGGAAAGCGCGAAATATATCGGCGATCCGGATTTCGAGAGGCTGATCGCGCTCATGATGCGTTCGAGCCCCGAGTTCCGTGAATGGTGGCCTCAGCGCGACGTCGTGCACCGCCTGTCCGGCGTGAAGCATGTCAGGCACCCGACCGCCGGCGCCATGGCTTTCGAGCATATGAGCCTTTCGATCGATGACGGCTCGGACATGAGGCTGATCGTCTACACGCCGCTCGCCGAACAGAACTCGATTGCCAAGCTTCAGAAACTGCTGGACGAACTTCCGGCCGAGCGGCTCAGCGCGTGAAGACCCGTCAGGCCTTCGGCTTCAACCCATCGATAAACAACTGCTCCAGGAACCTTGCCGCGTCCTCGAAGCGACCGTCGCCGCCACGATCGGCGCCCAGCACCGCGCGAACCTGGACGTCGAAATCGGCATAGTGCTGGGTCGTCGCCCAGATCGAGAAGATCAGGTGCCAGGGGTCGGTCTTGGCGATCTTGCCGGCGCGCATCCAGCCCTTGATGACGGTGGCCTTCTCGTCGACCAGTGTCTTCAGTTCGCCGGCCAGCAGTGGCATGATACGCGGCGCGCCCTGCAGGATCTCATTGGCGAACAGCCGGCTTTCACGCGGGAAATCGCGGGCCATTTCGAGCTTGCGCCTGATGTAGCTGCGCAATTCGGTCAGGGGATCTCCGATATCGTCGAGTTCGCGCAGCGGCGCCAGCCAGGTGTCGAGCAGCCGCTGCATCAACGTCTCGTGGATGTCTTCCTTGCGGCGGAAATAATAGAGCAGGTTCGGCTTCGACATGCCGGCGGCTTCGGCGATCTGGTCGATGGTCGAGCCACGGAAGCCGTTGGTGGAGAACACCTCGAGCGCCGCCTCGAGAATGAGCTCGCGCTTTTCCATCTGGATGCGGGTGCGGCGGGGGGCTTCCGTGCTGGTCGTCACCGTTGCAAGCCCTCGCTTTGATTGTCATCTGGACCAATTCTCTGGACCAGTTTTTCTCCGGCCTGTGGAGCGCGCTTCCAATGCCGCATTTCCGCTAGTAATCCCTTGACCGCCGACATGGCGGTGCTAACGTTTGTCCAACCGGTCAAAAATTTGCGTAGCACGAAAACGCAACGAAGACCAAGCGTTGGCCGCACCGAAACAGTTCACAAGGGGAAGTCTTGGTCATGTCCAACCGGCTGAAAGTCACGCCGAACGATCTTAGTGCCTTCTGGATGCCGTTCACGGCAAACCGGCAGTTCAAGCAGGCGCCGCGCATGATGGTGTCCGCCAAGGACATGCATTACACGACGAGCGACGGCCGCAAGGTTCTCGACGGCACCGCTGGTCTCTGGTGCGTCAATGCCGGCCACTGCCGGCCGAAGATCACCGAAGCAATCCAGCACCAGGCCGCCGAACTCGACTATGCACCGGCCTTCCAGATGGGTCACCCCATCGTGTTCGAACTGGCCAACCGCCTGGTCGACCTCGCGCCGAAGGGCATGGATCACGTCTTCTTTACCAATTCCGGTTCGGAATCGGTCGAAACCGCGCTGAAGATGGCGATCGCCTATCACCGCGTGAAGGGTGAGGGCGCGCGCACCCGCCTGATCGGCCGCGAACGTGGCTATCACGGCGTCAATTTCGGCGGCATCTCGGTCGGCGGCATCGTCAGCAACCGCAAGATGTTCGGCACGTTGCTCGGCGGCGTCGATCACATGCCGCACACGCATTTGCCGGAAAAGAACGCCTTCTCGAAGGGTGTGCCGGAATATGGCGCGGAACTCGCCAATGAACTGGAGCGCATCGTCACTCTGCATGACGCCTCGACCATCGCGGCCGTCATCGTCGAGCCGGTCGCCGGTTCGACGGGTGTCATCCTGCCGCCCAAGGGCTATCTGCAGAAGCTGCGCGAAATCTGCACCAAGCACGGCATTCTGCTGATTTTCGACGAGGTCATCACCGGTTTCGGTCGTCTCGGCACGCCATTCGCCGCCGATTATTTCGGCGTCACGCCAGACATCATGACCACCGCCAAGGGCGTCTCCAACGGCGTCATCCCGATGGGCGCGGTGTTCGTGAAGAAGGAAATCCACGACGCCTTCATGACCGGCCCCGAGCATATGATCGAGTTCTTCCACGGCTATACCTATTCGGGCAATCCGATTGCCTGCGCGGCCGCACTCGGCACGCTCGACACCTACAAGGAAGAGGGCCTGTTGACTCGCGGCGAGGAGCTGGGGCCGTATTGGGAAGACGCGCTGCATTCGCTGAAGGGCGAGCCGCATGTCATCGACATCCGCAACATCGGCCTGATCGGCGCGATCGAGCTGGCGCCGATCCCCGGCGAGCCGACCAAACGGGCTTTCTCGGCCTTCCTCAAGGCGTTCGAACGCGGCGCGCTGATCCGCACCACCGGCGACATCATCGCGCTGTCGCCGCCGCTGATCATCACCAAGGGCCAGATCAACGAACTGGTCGATCATGTGCGGGACGTGCTGAGGTCGATCGACTAAGCCTGCAGCGAAGGCGCTGAGGTATTTTTGATTTTGCATGACCCCGAAAATCGTTCCGATCTTCGGGGTCATGCGCTAGACAGCCGCACAGGAAAGCGACGGGAACCGCCACCTGTACGGAATGAATAAATTGAGAGGACTTTGAATGGCCGCACCCGGCGAGAATCTGCGAATCAATTCCGATCGTTTGTGGGATTCACTGATGGAGATGGCGAAGATTGGCCCCGGCATTGCCGGCGGCAACAATCGCCAGACGGTGACCGACGAGGACGGCGAGGGACGGCATCTGTTCAAGCGCTGGTGCGAGGCGGCCGGGCTCGAAATGGGTCTCGACGAGATGGGCACGATGTTTGCCCGCCGCGAAGGCACCGATCCCAGCCTGCCGCCGGTCTATGTCGGCAGCCATCTCGATACTCAGCCAACCGGTGGCAAGTATGACGGCGTGCTCGGTGTGCTCGGCGGGCTGGAAGTCGTGCGCTCGCTCAACGATCTTGGCATCAAGACCAGGCATCCGATCGTCGTTACCAACTGGACCAACGAGGAAGGCTCGCGCTTTGCGCCTGCGATGATGGCGTCAGGCGTGTTCGCCGGCGTGCTCGACCAGGCCGACGTTTACCAGCACGTCGACAAGCAGGGGAAAAAATTCGGCGAGGAACTGGAGCGCATCGGCTGGAAGGGCACCGAGAAGGTCGGCGATCGAAAGATCCACGCCTTTTTCGAACTGCATATCGAGCAGGGGCCGATCCTCGAGGATGAAGGCATCGATATCGGCGTCGTCACTCACGGCCAGGGCCTGAAATGGCTGCAGGTGACACTGACCGGCAAGGAAGCGCATACCGGCTCGACGCCGATGCCCAAGCGCCGCAATGCCGGGCTCGGCATGGCCCGCGTGATTGAGTTGGTGCACGAGATCGCCATGGACTACCAGCCCGACGCCGTCGGTGCGGTCGGCCATATGGAAGTCTATCCCAACTCGCGCAACATCATCGCCGGGCGCACCGTCTTCACCATCGACATCCGTTCGCCGGAAAAGGAAGTGCTGGACGCGATGGACGGCCGCATCCGCGAAGGCATCGACACGATCTGCGATGCGCTCGACATCCAATATAAGATCGAACAGGTCGGCGCTTTCGATCCGGTCACCTTCGATGCCGGCTGCGTCAAGGCGATCCGCGATGCCGCCGATCGGCTCGGCTACTCGCACCGCAACATCGTCTCCGGCGCTGGCCATGATGCCTGCTGGATCAACCGCGTGGCGCCCACCGCGATGGTGATGTGCCCGTGCGTGGATGGGCTGTCTCACAACGAGGCCGAAGAGATCACCAAGGAATGGGCCTCGGCCGGCGCCGACGTGCTGTTCCACGCTGTGGTGGAGACGGCCGTCATCGTGGAGTGAACTCAGAAATCTGGACACCAAACGCCGCTCACAAGAAGCGCGAAGAGAACAAGGGAACAAGAAAATGTCCAAAGTCATCAAGAACGGCACCATTGTCACCGCCGACCGTACGTGGAAGGCCGACGTGCTGGTCAAGCACGGCAAGATTGTCGCCATCGGTTCGGACCTGCATGGCGACCATGAGTTCGACGCCACCGGCTGCTACGTGATGCCCGGCGGCATCGATCCGCACACCCATCTCGAAATGCCGTTCATGGGCACCTATTCGGCCGATGATTTCGAATCAGGCACGCGCGCCGCTCTGGCCGGTGGCACCACGATGGTCGTCGATTTCTGCCTGCCGGCGCCGCAGCAATCGCTGCTTGAAGCCTTGCAGATGTGGGACAACAAGACCTCGAAGGCTGCCTGCGACTACTCCTTCCACATGGCGATCACCTGGTGGGGCAAGCAGGTGTTCGACGAGATGGCTGCTGTCGTCGACAAGGGCATCACCTCGTTCAAGCACTTCATGGCCTATAAGGGCGCGCTGATGGTGGATGACGACGAGATGTATGCGTCGTTCCAGCGCTGCGCCGACCTTGGCGCGCTGCCACTGGTGCATGCGGAAAATGGCGACGTGGTTGCAGCCCTGTCGCAGAAGCTGCTGGCCGCCGGCAATAACGGCCCCGAAGGCCACGCCTATTCGCGGCCGCCGGAAGTGGAAGGCGAGGCGACCAACCGAGCCATCATGATCGCCGACATGGCGGGCGTGCCGCTCTATGTCGTGCACGTTTCCTGCGAGCAGAGCCACGAGGCCATTCGCCGGGCGCGCCAGAAGGGCATGCGTGTGTTCGGCGAGCCGCTGATCCAGCACCTGACGCTGGATGAGAGCGAATATTTCAACGGGGACTGGGACCATGCGGCGCGTCGCGTGATGAGCCCGCCGTTCCGCAACAAGCTGCACCAGGATTCACTGTGGGCCGGCCTGCAGGCTGGATCGCTGCAAGTGGTGGCCACCGACCACTGCGCCTTCACCACCAAGCAGAAGCGCTTCGGCGTCGGCGATTTCACCAAGATCCCCAACGGCACCGGCGGGCTCGAGGACCGCATGCCGGTGCTGTGGACCAAGGGCGTCAACACAGGGCGGCTGACGATGAACGAGTTCGTCGCGGTGACCTCGACCAACATCGCCAAGATACTCAACATGTACCCGAAGAAGGGCGCCATCGTCGAAGGCGCGGATGCCGACATCATCGTCTGGGATCCGAAACGCAAGAAGACGATCGCGGCCAAGAAGCAGCAGTCGGTAATCGACTACAACGTCTTCGAGGGCGTCGAGGTGACCGGTCTGCCGCGCTTCGTCTTCTCGCGCGGCGAACTGTCGATCCAGGAAGCCGAGGTCAAGGCAAAGCCCGGCCATGGCGAGTTCGTCGGCCGCGAGCCGAACGCGGCGGTCAACCGGGCGCTGTCGACCTGGAAGGAGATCACCGCGCCGCGCAAGGTGGAGCGGACGGGCATTCCGGCGACGGGGGTTTGAGGGTGCGGGCTGTTCATCTTGCCGTCGCGGCGGCCGCCATGCTGACCGCCGGGCAAGCCTTGGCCGCCGGCATCGACCTGTCCAAGCCCTTTGGCAACAAGTCCGGCTGCGTCAACAAGAATGGCCAGGAAGTCTATGCCGAGGACATGCTGCTGTTGACCGACAAGGAGTTGATCACGGCGGCCAGTGCCTGCAGCTTTGGCGACAAGAAGGCGCAGGCCGATGGCTCGCTGGTAGTGAAGGCCGAATGCCAGGCGGAAGGCGAGGACGGCCAGCAGGCCACCCAGTTCACCATCAAGCAAAGCGCCAAGAGCGCCAAGGGGCTTGTGATCGTTGACGAGGACGGCAATGTGATGGGCGAAGTCTCCCGGTGCCGATGACGGGAAGGCTCTGCCCACCCTGGCAAGGTTCATGCGACCAGGGCATCGAGTTCCGGCAGCAGTACGACGCTTTCCTGTTCGTTGGGATCGGTGCGGGCAATGACAGCCGAAGAGGGGGCGCCGCTCAGATTGGCCGGCAGATGCGGTACGCCGGCCGGAATGTAGAAGAGGTCACCGGCCTTGACCACGATATGATGCTCGAGCCGGTCGCCATACCAGGTATGGACTTCGCCGGAGAGCACGTAGATCGCCGTTTCGTGGCTCTCATGCAT
This genomic interval carries:
- a CDS encoding alpha,alpha-trehalose-phosphate synthase (UDP-forming), with the translated sequence MTDYGADLLWVLILASLGFSAFAVFFSISRQRRSHLPAVAHPAGEDVVAEAARKVMREFEKNGQSVDTALVTWSPETLRKILADDLPDAQVIVVSNREPYIHNVKGNGVELLVPASGLVSALEPITRACGGTWIAYGGGTADRLAVDKDDRVQVPPANPSYTLRRVWLTEEEHQGYYLGFANEGLWPLCHIAFTRPVFRASDWEAYEAVNRKFADTVVAEARNERPIVLVQDYHFALLPRMIRERLPEAIVITFWHIPWPNSEVYSICPWRERLLDGLLGSSIIGFHTQFHANNFTESVDRFLESRIERADAAISYGGQTTLVHAYPISIEWPADLLAKLPDIDECRARLRDRFGIKSDVKLAVGVERLDYTKGILERFLALDELFKRYPEWIGKLAFLQIAAPSRGTLPAYKVLHDECERYADELNQRYGSDGYRPVIMVAEHHTQEQVYEIYRAADICMVTSLHDGMNLVAKEFVAARDDEQGVLMLSTFAGASRELLEALIVNPYDAAMMSEALLQALTMTPDEQRERMRPMREMVRDNNVYRWAGSMLLDAARLRKRGDVDRATGAGDRQPGIDNVVSLVERKRVAML
- the otsB gene encoding trehalose-phosphatase — encoded protein: MSETLRKIRSETLQRPQALLTGEWALFLDIDGTLLEHAEHPDAVLVSDELRSLLQGLDRKLNGALAFITGRSVAAVDQLFQPLKLRAAGLYGLEHRFSPDDDVEIADEPADIAALADEIEAELGRGQVYIERKGRVLAIHTRAAPHLLARATQLVEQALASLPKGYRVVAGNAGVELLPLEAAKGAAIRRFMDIAPFVGRRPVFLGDDTPDENGFEAINDAGGISIRIKPSAHTAAQYGLGGVAETLTWLRGQL
- a CDS encoding SDR family oxidoreductase, translating into MTNKIEHTVIIGGSSGIGLATARKLLGPGMKVTITGRNQGKLNNAWKSLGGAAEKAAFDASKPDEVRKFFNDLGPFDHLVLAASGGKGLGPFQTLDLADIGSGVEEKVRPQLSCLQVALPTLSKNGSVTFISAVSAQVAMPGIAGIGAINGMLLTVAPILAVELKPLRVNVVAPGVIDTPWWDFLPTEQRQAIFDEYAGKTPVGRIGRAEDVAGAIAFLVSNSFMTGQVLTCDGGLRFAA
- a CDS encoding SDR family oxidoreductase encodes the protein MDLKDKTILITGSTDGVGRMVAQRLGAGGARVLVHGRDATRGKAAIGEIQAAGGKAELLVADLASMAEVRRLAEAVRSRTNRLDILINNAGIGTAGVKRQISADGYELRFAVNYLAGFLLTSELLPLLKTSAPARIVNVASAGQQAIDFDDVMLTRSYDGVRAYCQSKLAQILFTVDLAEQLKGTGVTVNALHPASYMNTTMVRQAGVTPWNSVETGADAIVNLATSPALEGRSGLYFDGLRESRSDAQAYDTKARQRLRSLSLDLVGLASPTSKEQYS
- a CDS encoding helix-turn-helix transcriptional regulator; the encoded protein is MDAPSHSAEDSRRRELGAFLRSRRERLTPSATGISAGLRRRTPGLRREEVAMIAGVGTTWYTWLEQGREVRPSVEVLTALCGALRLDAAEKRHLFTLAGRQQPERRRIAPGKVDGPLLHMLQSLVLQPAYVVGPRWDVLAWNAGAVAIFGDYGLLEGDARNIIHGVFTDPHRRHLLVDWEELARASLAAFRAESAKYIGDPDFERLIALMMRSSPEFREWWPQRDVVHRLSGVKHVRHPTAGAMAFEHMSLSIDDGSDMRLIVYTPLAEQNSIAKLQKLLDELPAERLSA
- a CDS encoding TetR family transcriptional regulator C-terminal domain-containing protein, producing the protein MTTSTEAPRRTRIQMEKRELILEAALEVFSTNGFRGSTIDQIAEAAGMSKPNLLYYFRRKEDIHETLMQRLLDTWLAPLRELDDIGDPLTELRSYIRRKLEMARDFPRESRLFANEILQGAPRIMPLLAGELKTLVDEKATVIKGWMRAGKIAKTDPWHLIFSIWATTQHYADFDVQVRAVLGADRGGDGRFEDAARFLEQLFIDGLKPKA
- a CDS encoding aspartate aminotransferase family protein, producing the protein MSNRLKVTPNDLSAFWMPFTANRQFKQAPRMMVSAKDMHYTTSDGRKVLDGTAGLWCVNAGHCRPKITEAIQHQAAELDYAPAFQMGHPIVFELANRLVDLAPKGMDHVFFTNSGSESVETALKMAIAYHRVKGEGARTRLIGRERGYHGVNFGGISVGGIVSNRKMFGTLLGGVDHMPHTHLPEKNAFSKGVPEYGAELANELERIVTLHDASTIAAVIVEPVAGSTGVILPPKGYLQKLREICTKHGILLIFDEVITGFGRLGTPFAADYFGVTPDIMTTAKGVSNGVIPMGAVFVKKEIHDAFMTGPEHMIEFFHGYTYSGNPIACAAALGTLDTYKEEGLLTRGEELGPYWEDALHSLKGEPHVIDIRNIGLIGAIELAPIPGEPTKRAFSAFLKAFERGALIRTTGDIIALSPPLIITKGQINELVDHVRDVLRSID
- a CDS encoding Zn-dependent hydrolase translates to MAAPGENLRINSDRLWDSLMEMAKIGPGIAGGNNRQTVTDEDGEGRHLFKRWCEAAGLEMGLDEMGTMFARREGTDPSLPPVYVGSHLDTQPTGGKYDGVLGVLGGLEVVRSLNDLGIKTRHPIVVTNWTNEEGSRFAPAMMASGVFAGVLDQADVYQHVDKQGKKFGEELERIGWKGTEKVGDRKIHAFFELHIEQGPILEDEGIDIGVVTHGQGLKWLQVTLTGKEAHTGSTPMPKRRNAGLGMARVIELVHEIAMDYQPDAVGAVGHMEVYPNSRNIIAGRTVFTIDIRSPEKEVLDAMDGRIREGIDTICDALDIQYKIEQVGAFDPVTFDAGCVKAIRDAADRLGYSHRNIVSGAGHDACWINRVAPTAMVMCPCVDGLSHNEAEEITKEWASAGADVLFHAVVETAVIVE
- the hydA gene encoding dihydropyrimidinase; protein product: MSKVIKNGTIVTADRTWKADVLVKHGKIVAIGSDLHGDHEFDATGCYVMPGGIDPHTHLEMPFMGTYSADDFESGTRAALAGGTTMVVDFCLPAPQQSLLEALQMWDNKTSKAACDYSFHMAITWWGKQVFDEMAAVVDKGITSFKHFMAYKGALMVDDDEMYASFQRCADLGALPLVHAENGDVVAALSQKLLAAGNNGPEGHAYSRPPEVEGEATNRAIMIADMAGVPLYVVHVSCEQSHEAIRRARQKGMRVFGEPLIQHLTLDESEYFNGDWDHAARRVMSPPFRNKLHQDSLWAGLQAGSLQVVATDHCAFTTKQKRFGVGDFTKIPNGTGGLEDRMPVLWTKGVNTGRLTMNEFVAVTSTNIAKILNMYPKKGAIVEGADADIIVWDPKRKKTIAAKKQQSVIDYNVFEGVEVTGLPRFVFSRGELSIQEAEVKAKPGHGEFVGREPNAAVNRALSTWKEITAPRKVERTGIPATGV
- a CDS encoding cupin domain-containing protein; the protein is MSPKPTCHLIRPESTYEGKQGLTYFAGIATETVGASGICMHMLTMPPGARAKAHMHESHETAIYVLSGEVHTWYGDRLEHHIVVKAGDLFYIPAGVPHLPANLSGAPSSAVIARTDPNEQESVVLLPELDALVA